TTTATTTCCTTTATTTTCCCATAAGAGCTGCCTCGCGATTCCGCTCCTATTTGCACCTCCTTATCTTTATCAATAACAAGCATATTGGCGCTGCCGAAAATTCCGGTGCCAACTGTGACATTATGCCCCTTTGACTTTAAATTTTCAATGGTTTCAGAAGGAAAGCCGTTTTCCATTTGAAGAACGTTGTTTACATTATACGGATAGGTTCCTGCCGGAAAAGCGGTGGTTATAAAGCGAGGTTTGTTGATTGCCTCTTGGGCGGACAGTCCAAATTCAACAACCGANNNNNNNNNNNNNNNNNNNNNNNNNNNNNNNNNNNNNNNNNNNNNNNNNNNNNNNNNNNNNNNNNNNNNNNNNNNNNN
The nucleotide sequence above comes from Candidatus Paceibacterota bacterium. Encoded proteins:
- a CDS encoding gamma-glutamyltransferase, which gives rise to SVVEFGLSAQEAINKPRFITTAFPAGTYPYNVNNVLQMENGFPSETIENLKSKGHNVTVGTGIFGSANMLVIDKDKEVQIGAESRGSSYGKIKEINN